In one Bacillus thuringiensis genomic region, the following are encoded:
- a CDS encoding PLP-dependent aminotransferase family protein, whose amino-acid sequence MLELTPNLNMNSKKALYVQLYEYIKKEIKDGSIVPFTKLPAKRKLAIHLQVSKNTVEAAYEQLLAEGYIEPISRKGYFVCKIEQMVHVEDSGERIEEVPFQEKSYKFDFTQTGIDTNAFPFNMYRKIVNEVWQPHNNELLFLGHPQGEASLREEITNYLYESRGVRCSASQIVLGAGTQILVKLLFQLLKGSNYAVENPGYHRKMVVFEQGEARVQMLSLDRDGICIADLENSNANVVFVTPSHQFPNGMIMPITRRMQLLQWAKKEEGRYIIEDDYDSEFRYSGKPIPALQGLDTEGKVIYMGTLSKALLPSLRMSYMVLPKKLIKKYQQQYLFYTQSVSRMDQEVIRRFLNEGYWEKHIHKMRVVYRKKRDRLVFEIEKYFSNRVEVIGEDSGLHILLKVHNGMREEELIQEAAKYSIKIYPVSTYYKDGTAPENVVLLGFAISSEEEIAKAIQLLHKAWFTRK is encoded by the coding sequence ATGTTAGAATTAACGCCTAATTTAAATATGAATAGTAAAAAGGCATTATATGTGCAATTGTATGAGTATATAAAAAAAGAAATTAAAGATGGATCGATTGTCCCTTTTACGAAATTACCAGCTAAGCGAAAGTTAGCGATACATTTACAAGTAAGTAAAAATACAGTAGAGGCAGCGTACGAACAATTACTTGCAGAAGGTTATATTGAGCCGATATCGAGAAAAGGTTATTTTGTATGCAAGATTGAGCAAATGGTTCATGTAGAGGATAGCGGAGAGAGAATAGAAGAAGTACCGTTTCAGGAGAAGAGTTATAAATTTGACTTTACACAAACAGGAATTGATACAAATGCTTTTCCATTCAATATGTATCGGAAAATTGTAAATGAAGTATGGCAGCCGCATAATAACGAACTTCTCTTTCTAGGACACCCTCAAGGGGAAGCGAGCTTAAGAGAAGAGATTACGAATTATTTGTATGAATCTAGAGGTGTGCGTTGTTCAGCTAGTCAAATTGTATTAGGAGCGGGAACACAAATATTAGTGAAACTATTGTTTCAATTGTTAAAGGGAAGCAATTATGCAGTTGAAAACCCAGGGTATCATAGGAAGATGGTTGTTTTTGAACAGGGAGAAGCAAGAGTCCAAATGTTATCTTTAGATAGAGATGGAATTTGTATTGCAGATTTAGAAAATAGCAATGCGAATGTTGTATTTGTTACACCTTCCCATCAGTTTCCAAATGGAATGATTATGCCTATTACGAGAAGGATGCAGCTTTTACAATGGGCAAAGAAAGAAGAGGGCAGGTATATTATTGAAGATGATTATGATAGTGAATTTCGCTATTCTGGAAAGCCTATACCGGCGCTGCAAGGATTAGATACAGAGGGGAAAGTTATTTATATGGGGACGCTATCTAAAGCATTATTGCCATCGCTACGGATGAGCTATATGGTGTTGCCGAAGAAATTAATTAAAAAGTATCAACAGCAATATTTATTTTATACACAAAGTGTTTCAAGAATGGACCAAGAAGTGATTAGAAGATTTTTAAATGAAGGCTATTGGGAAAAACATATTCATAAAATGCGTGTCGTCTACCGAAAGAAGAGAGATCGACTTGTTTTTGAAATAGAGAAGTATTTCTCTAATCGTGTTGAAGTGATAGGAGAAGATTCGGGATTACACATTTTATTAAAAGTGCATAATGGAATGCGGGAAGAAGAATTAATTCAAGAAGCTGCGAAATATAGTATCAAAATATATCCTGTGTCTACGTACTATAAAGATGGTACGGCGCCTGAGAATGTAGTTTTGCTTGGGTTTGCGATATCATCAGAGGAAGAAATTGCGAAAGCGATTCAATTATTACACAAGGCATGGTTTACAAGAAAGTAA
- a CDS encoding GNAT family N-acetyltransferase, producing the protein MDIHVLTKDEAEIYLELRVEGLKQNPEAFSSSYEDIINKECAIEYKAQKLAQDENYTLGAFKDGKLIGVATLETKPYVKQEHKAKIGSVYVSPKARGLGAGKALIKECLELAKSLEVEQVMLDVVVGNDGAKKLYESLGFKTFGVQERSLKYNGQYWDEEHMVLFLDENK; encoded by the coding sequence TTGGATATCCATGTATTAACAAAAGACGAAGCAGAAATTTACTTAGAACTTCGCGTAGAAGGATTAAAGCAAAACCCTGAAGCATTCAGCTCTTCTTATGAAGATATTATTAATAAAGAGTGTGCGATTGAATATAAAGCACAAAAATTAGCACAAGATGAAAACTATACGCTAGGTGCATTTAAAGATGGGAAATTAATCGGGGTTGCAACACTGGAAACGAAACCATATGTAAAACAAGAACATAAAGCTAAAATCGGTTCTGTATATGTTTCTCCAAAAGCACGCGGACTTGGAGCAGGAAAAGCACTTATTAAAGAATGTCTTGAACTTGCTAAATCTTTAGAAGTAGAACAAGTTATGCTTGATGTTGTTGTTGGCAACGATGGAGCAAAAAAACTTTATGAGTCATTAGGTTTTAAAACATTCGGTGTACAAGAACGTTCATTAAAATATAACGGACAATATTGGGACGAAGAGCATATGGTCTTATTCTTAGATGAAAATAAATAA
- a CDS encoding HAMP domain-containing sensor histidine kinase, producing the protein MSKLSLKIGTYFLILALCIETIAFVSFYKSLSKIRIEEETDALLEKGNRYSKKIKSRERRDEYYKEMKHAEHNKNPKRPVYPEFDITNEAAHLVESESISNSDIAIIITDHNGKIISTSEPVTKDMQKQLTCKTETVPDGGLVVERNWKKSKFITTVSPLNTTKFQGKLYMLLKTSFLENMLLKLMNQFLIISVLTIILTTISVFVFSRVITEPLVKMKRATEKMSKLNKPIQLGIKRNDELGSLAKTIEDLSSELTYMKKERNEFLASVAHELLTPLTYMKGYAKVAKRDSLTKEEREEYLQIIEDETDSVTDLVQDLFMLVQLEQHQFVIKKQKVLLQPFLERMVEKTKTTLTNKQMQLHVYCKDDLEVCIDERRMEQVMLNLLHNAYQHSPENTSITIRVLMETDSFTISVQDEGEGIPEQDIPHIFDRFYRVDKSRTRATGGKGIGLAVAKEIVELHNGSILVTSQLGAGTNFIIDIPFE; encoded by the coding sequence ATGAGTAAACTTTCCCTTAAAATTGGGACATACTTTTTAATATTAGCTTTATGTATTGAAACAATTGCTTTCGTATCTTTTTATAAAAGCCTTTCAAAAATACGTATTGAAGAGGAAACAGATGCTCTTTTAGAGAAAGGTAATCGCTATAGTAAAAAAATTAAAAGCCGCGAGAGACGGGATGAATATTATAAAGAAATGAAACACGCTGAACATAATAAAAATCCTAAACGTCCTGTGTACCCTGAGTTCGATATTACGAATGAGGCTGCACACTTAGTTGAATCGGAATCAATTTCTAACTCCGATATAGCTATCATTATTACTGACCATAACGGCAAAATTATTTCCACCTCAGAACCCGTAACAAAAGATATGCAAAAACAACTTACTTGTAAAACAGAAACTGTCCCAGACGGCGGGTTGGTCGTTGAAAGGAACTGGAAAAAATCAAAGTTCATCACAACAGTAAGCCCACTTAACACAACAAAGTTTCAAGGAAAGCTATATATGTTATTAAAAACATCTTTCCTAGAAAATATGTTACTTAAACTCATGAACCAATTTCTTATCATTAGCGTTTTAACAATTATTTTAACAACAATTTCTGTCTTTGTTTTTTCACGCGTTATTACAGAACCACTTGTAAAAATGAAGAGAGCGACAGAAAAAATGTCAAAATTAAACAAGCCAATTCAATTAGGTATTAAGCGAAATGATGAACTCGGAAGTTTAGCAAAAACAATTGAAGATTTATCGAGTGAACTTACGTATATGAAAAAAGAGCGCAATGAATTTCTCGCTAGTGTCGCTCATGAACTATTAACTCCATTGACCTATATGAAAGGTTATGCGAAGGTAGCAAAGAGAGACTCTTTAACAAAAGAGGAGCGAGAAGAATACTTACAAATCATTGAGGATGAAACGGATAGTGTAACCGATCTCGTCCAAGATTTATTTATGCTTGTACAATTAGAACAACACCAATTTGTTATAAAAAAACAAAAAGTGCTTCTTCAGCCATTTTTAGAACGAATGGTAGAAAAAACAAAAACAACATTAACAAATAAGCAAATGCAACTTCATGTATATTGCAAAGATGATTTAGAAGTTTGCATAGACGAAAGACGTATGGAACAAGTTATGTTAAATTTATTACACAACGCTTATCAACATTCGCCAGAAAACACATCCATTACGATACGTGTACTCATGGAAACAGATTCTTTTACAATAAGTGTACAAGATGAAGGTGAAGGTATTCCTGAACAAGATATCCCGCATATTTTTGACCGTTTTTATCGTGTTGATAAATCCAGAACACGAGCTACAGGCGGAAAAGGTATCGGGCTAGCTGTTGCAAAAGAAATTGTAGAATTGCATAACGGTTCTATTCTAGTAACAAGCCAATTAGGAGCGGGAACAAACTTTATAATCGATATACCTTTTGAATAA
- a CDS encoding response regulator transcription factor: protein MVKILLVDDEERMLRLLDLFLSPRGYFCMKATSGLEALNLIEQKEFDIILLDVMMPSMDGWDTCYQIRQISNVPIIMLTARNQNYDMVKGLTMGADDYITKPFDEHVLVARIEAILRRTKKDGFVSFNGIEWDKTKHTVTVYDEKISLTPIEFSLLGLFLQNTNRAYSRDDLIEKIWGYETDIEYRTIDSHIRNIRDKLRKKGFPIEDYLETVYKVGYKWKSE from the coding sequence ATGGTAAAAATTTTATTAGTAGACGATGAAGAACGTATGTTACGATTATTAGATCTGTTCTTAAGCCCTCGCGGCTATTTTTGCATGAAAGCTACCTCTGGCCTTGAAGCACTAAATTTAATCGAACAAAAAGAATTCGATATTATTTTATTAGATGTTATGATGCCAAGTATGGATGGATGGGATACTTGCTATCAAATCCGTCAAATTTCCAACGTTCCTATCATTATGTTAACAGCTCGCAACCAAAACTACGATATGGTGAAAGGCCTCACGATGGGCGCAGATGATTATATTACAAAACCATTTGATGAGCATGTATTAGTCGCACGAATCGAGGCTATATTACGCCGTACAAAAAAAGATGGTTTTGTTAGTTTCAATGGTATTGAGTGGGATAAAACGAAACATACTGTCACAGTTTATGATGAAAAAATCTCGCTAACTCCTATCGAATTTTCGTTACTCGGACTATTTTTGCAAAATACAAACCGAGCTTATAGCCGAGATGATTTAATCGAAAAAATTTGGGGCTATGAAACAGATATCGAATATAGAACAATTGATTCACACATTCGTAATATCCGTGATAAACTACGCAAAAAAGGATTTCCGATTGAAGATTACCTAGAAACGGTCTATAAAGTCGGATATAAATGGAAAAGTGAATAA